In Carya illinoinensis cultivar Pawnee chromosome 16, C.illinoinensisPawnee_v1, whole genome shotgun sequence, a single window of DNA contains:
- the LOC122298565 gene encoding high mobility group B protein 7 translates to MATIGGVKGRKRVEASSESQTATSSLLRAKDGSAFARCEECNKNVPVALISMHSCSLDAKIKLNLEAQVVEMSTESKKKPADRKKIGTAGPKAKKAKAEKKVKKGKDPSMPKRPPTAFFLFMDDFRKAYKEAHPDSKDVKVVAKEGGEKWRTLTEEEKKVYQDKASDLKTEYEQALENHNAEDEDGDGGSEKEVEGASDGAPEKEVEGASDGE, encoded by the exons ATGGCTACTATTGGTGGAGTAAAGGGGAGGAAGAGAGTGGAGGCCTCTTCGGAGTCCCAGACTGCCACTTCTTCTCTCCTTCGCGCCAAAGATGGCAGCGCTTTTGCTCGATG tgaagagtgcaacaagaatgtTCCAGTGGCTCTCATAAGCATGCACAGTTGCAGCCTCGATGCCAAAATCAAACTTAATCTCG aGGCTCAAGTCGTGGAGATGTCCACTGAGTCCAAAAAGAAGCCTGCAGACAG GAAGAAAATAGGTACAGCAGGACCTAAGGCAAAGAAAGCAAAAGCTGAGAAGAAGGTGAAGAAGGGCAAGGATCCAAGCATGCCCAAGCGCCCTCCCACTGCCTTCTTTCTCTTCAT GGATGACTTTAGAAAGGCCTATAAGGAAGCACATCCCGATTCCAAGGACGTCAAAGTG GTTGCAAAGGAGGGTGGAGAGAAGTGGAGAACCTTGACTGAAGAA GAGAAGAAAGTTTACCAGGATAAAGCTTCTGATCTTAAGACAGAGTATGAACAGGCCTTGGAGAATCATAATGctgaagatgaagat GGTGATGGAGGTTCAGAGAAGGAAGTGGAGGGAGCATCTGATGGAGCTCCCGAGAAGGAAGTGGAGGGAGCATCTGATGGAGAGTAG